Genomic DNA from Motacilla alba alba isolate MOTALB_02 chromosome 10, Motacilla_alba_V1.0_pri, whole genome shotgun sequence:
ACCCTTATACTCTTTGAGCCTTACTAGAAATGATTTCCAAGCTTTAGGAGCTGGGAGAGTAGTGATCTTCTCTTGCTTGTGACACTGCATATTAGctattcagtttttaaatggGATTATTAAATCtaagcatttcagcattttagTCATCTGCATCAACAGGTTGAGCCCTCATGGTGGCTTTATCCCCCTTGTTTGGATTCTGCATAATTTTTACCAGAGAGTTCACCTACAGAAGCTGCTAGCAGTTCTGAGCCTTTCTCTAATATAAATCCAAATCAAAAGTACATTTGTGatataatttttgttctttggcAGGCTGTTCGTGTGAGCCTGCATAGAGACTGCAAGACTGTTCAAGGATAGCATCTTTAGGTAGTgcaagactttaaaaaaagcagcattgtGGAGTCAAGTGCACGTAAAGCTGGGGTGTTAGCAAGGCTGAAACAGAACATGCAGTCTGAAATCACTTTGAATGCAAACAAATTCTCTCCTGAAATAATTACTGCTGCAAAGAAAGTATAGATTTATTTTAACTAAAGGTTGTATACTACTTCAGAAAGTTAATGCTTTACACTTTGCCAAAACTTAATAGcttatattttttctgtctttttcagaTGGAACAAATAAAGAGGGCAAATAAACTTTTCACTAATGACTGTATATTTCTGAGGAAAACCCTGAATATTCCGGTTATATCAGAGAAACCATTACTGTTCAATGGACTCAATTCACTGGAGTCTCCTGAGAATGAAACTGTTGACAGCTCCCCTTCTTGTGATGAAGGACTAGTGGCAGTTCAGGAAGAAAGTAGTTCTTCTCCCAGTCCTCCAGAGCCTGACAACCAGCCCACTGCACCAGAAGAATTATCTGCCAAAGATTTCCTACAGAGATTGGACTTGCAGATTAAGTTATCCAAACAAGCAGCCAGGAAACTAAAAGATGACAATGTCAGGTAAATGCCACTTTTGGTGTTAAACATTGCAATCTCACCCTGAAGGCATTGCAGTCTAAGCTGACCCCTCTTTGTGGGGTCTCAGCATCTGTGGCTTTTATTTGTCAGCAGCAAGTGCCTGCTATTCTCATGCGCCAGGTACATTCAGAGCACAGCATTAGCAGGTGCCTTGCTATGGCAGTTAGAAAGGCTGCCTCACAACAGATTATTTGGAGAGTACAAATACTATTTCATAAAAGCCAGAAGGCCAGGATTCTCCAAGATGTGGAGTGTAAGTAGGCAACTATTTGAGCAAAAACATAGTTTTTGGTAGAATGCTAAGCAAAGGCCTATGAAGAAGCTGATTGTGTACAGCAAGGCatgattctgtttttctttttgtcccaGATTGCCTCATTGTGTAAATATTCTCCATGACGCAGTTTCAGTTAAGCTTTCCTGTCTCCTTTCCCTATGCAGTTCATCCCACTTTGTGGATCCACCTATGCAGACTTCAtcttttcttcagtatttccagagccaggagctcccACATATTTACTCATAGAAAAAGCAGTACTTTCTGACCTCTGTGCCACAGTAGTGGCACATATCCCCTCACATATGTAGGTATCCTATGGAGAGCACAGAAAGACTCTGAGCAAGAGTGGATTTCAGTAGCGTTTGTTTTCCATGTCCTTGGGACAAGCTTCCTCAGCTTGTTCACAATCAGTCTCTTGGGCTGGCTGTCTGCCTGTTATTCCCTGCAGAAGTCCCCTCAGTGGGGGATGCTGAGGTGGTCCTTGTCACAATAAAAGGTAAGACTGCAGGGAACTGGTACTGCTTCTCTTACCAGAGAGCTGAAGAGAAGTTATGCCTGCAGATACATGCTTTGCTTTTACAAATTT
This window encodes:
- the LYSMD2 gene encoding lysM and putative peptidoglycan-binding domain-containing protein 2 isoform X1 codes for the protein MAEALRQEPAGGPESEAELSQRLARTKARSYGSTASVAAPLAERYVEHRLSAGDTLQGIALKYGVTMEQIKRANKLFTNDCIFLRKTLNIPVISEKPLLFNGLNSLESPENETVDSSPSCDEGLVAVQEESSSSPSPPEPDNQPTAPEELSAKDFLQRLDLQIKLSKQAARKLKDDNVRDEENEEGPYATSSYHQ